The Candidatus Planktophila sp. genome contains the following window.
GCATCGGTCCAGCGTGAAATTTCACGCAAATCCATTCCATTGAGCAAAATCGCCATTAAGAGCGCAGACATTTGTTCATCAGCAACAACACCTCGCGTATACGCGTCGATAATCCAATCAATTTGCCGATCACTGAGTGCATGGTGATCACGTTTTGCCGTAATAACTTCAGCGGCCGAAAATGCTTCTACTTGTGACACTTATCGCTCATTGCGATCTAAATCATCTGGACCAAATGCCCACGGCAACATTTCCGCCATTGTCTGTGGACCATCATCGGTCATCAAGAGCGCACTGGATCCACCGTGCTCAAATAGTAATTGGCGACATCGCCCACACGGAGCTAGTGAGTTACCTTGGCCATCGACGCATGAAATTGCAATTAAGCGACCGCCGCCAGTGGCGATCAGATTTGATACAAGTCCACATTCAGCACAAAGTCCTAAACCATAACTCGCATTTTCAACGTTGCATCCACTGACTATTCGGCCGTCGCTCACGAGGGCGGCAACCCCGACTGGAAACTTTGAGTACGGGGCATACGCAGTTTTCATCGCAGCAACAGCGGCGACATGTAGCTGATCCCAATTAATCTCACTCATCGCATACCACCGCGACGATATGGAATACCGTCGGCGGCGGGCGTTCGAAGCCTTTGAGATGCCACTGCCATAACCATAAGTGTCGTTATATATGGAGTCATTGTTACAAGCTGACCTGGAAGCTCATCGACAGCTAAGAAGTACCACAGAGAAAGCGCGGCGAATGAGAGCGTAATCGCTGCCTTTAACAACTTACCCTTTCGCACGTCACGAAAAACGAGTGCCAATAAAATAAGAACAACTAACAAAATAAGCGCATGAATCGATGCCGAGTCTCGAAGTTGTAGGGCATCGGCAAAACCAAATAATCCCGCCCCCATTAAGATTCCACCAGGGCGGTAATTGCCAAATATAAGTGCGGCAAGACCGATATATCCACGACCTGCGACTTGATTTTCCTGATAGTGATTTGCTGCAACAATCGCTAAGAAGCCGCCGCCTAAACCTGCTAAACCACCAGAGATTAAAACGCCGGCATATTTCATTGCATAAACATTGACACCTAGTGATTCAGCGGCCGTCGGAGCTTCACCGGCACTTCGAAGACGC
Protein-coding sequences here:
- a CDS encoding cytidine deaminase, coding for MSEINWDQLHVAAVAAMKTAYAPYSKFPVGVAALVSDGRIVSGCNVENASYGLGLCAECGLVSNLIATGGGRLIAISCVDGQGNSLAPCGRCRQLLFEHGGSSALLMTDDGPQTMAEMLPWAFGPDDLDRNER